A region of Toxorhynchites rutilus septentrionalis strain SRP chromosome 1, ASM2978413v1, whole genome shotgun sequence DNA encodes the following proteins:
- the LOC129781457 gene encoding uncharacterized protein K02A2.6-like — MAESLSFLSNEPVNGNYDEEIEVAIRSIQEAAAIGISEVVDATKTDPELQAVKQAIMDQNWSSDKVKPYSAFKNEISHANDLVMRGSKLVIPVALRERMLILAHEGHPGQTCMKRRLRDRCWWPNMDSEAVKICDSCEGCRLVQIPDPPQPMQRRPLPEKPWVDIAIDFLGPLPTGEYILVVVDYFSRHVDLEIMRTITAGETIKRLTTLFNLWGVPRTITLDNAKQFANGEVERQNRSLLKRLKIADALYGYWKAEMQQYLEMYNNSPHSTTGKAPNELLQNRRLRSKFPDFQDLETSVGSSEYADKDATHKLQGKEREDARRRAKPSDVSVGDTVLMRNLHPTDKLSTNFLREKFIVEQRQDSKVKVKSTETGRTYDRNVSHLKKVSDPSEKNEQPLELVPKEATCAQRRSERVRKPPSRFI; from the exons ATGGCCGAGTCCTTATCCTTCTTGAGCAACGAACCCGTAAATGGCAACTACGATGAAGAAATCGAGGTAGCGATCAGATCTATTCAGGAAGCAGCTGCTATAGGCATTTCTGAAGTGGTGGATGCTACTAAAACTGATCCTGAATTACAAGCTGTTAAGCAAGCCATCATGGATCAAAACTGGTCGTCAGATAAGGTTAAACCATATTCTGCGttcaaaaatgaaatttcacACGCAAACGATCTAGTGATGCGAGGATCCAAATTAGTGATTCCAGTTGCGCTAAGAGAGAGAATGCTAATACTCGCACATGAAGGACACCCTGGGCAAACGTGTATGAAGCGACGTCTACGAGACCGTTGCTGGTGGCCGAACATGGACAGTGAAGCAGTGAAGATATGTGACTCGTGTGAAGGTTGTCGATTAGTGCAAATCCCGGATCCTCCCCAACCAATGCAACGACGTCCCTTACCGGAAAAACCATGGGTGGATATCGCCATTGACTTCCTGGGGCCATTACCAACCGGCGAGTACATCCTAGTAGTGGTTGACTATTTCAGCAGACATGTAGACTTGGAAATTATGAGAACAATTACGGCAGGAGAAACCATCAAGCGTCTAACGACGTTGTTCAATCTATGGGGCGTTCCGCGAACAATTACGTTAGACAACGCCAAACAATTC GCCAACGGAGAGGTAGAACGCCAGAACCGATCCCTCCTGAAGCGACTGAAAATAGCAGATGCGTTGTATGGTTATTGGAAAGCTGAGATGCAGCAGTACTTAGAAATGTACAATAACTCACCCCATTCAACAACAGGGAAGGCCCCGAATGAATTGTTGCAAAATCGCAGACTTCGCAGTAAATTTCCTGACTTTCAAGATCTGGAGACATCTGTAGGTTCCTCGGAATATGCAGATAAGGATGCAACCCATAAGCTTCAAGGCAAAGAACGAGAAGACGCCAGAAGAAGAGCGAAACCAAGTGACGTTTCAGTAGGTGACACAGTACTGATGCGTAATCTACATCCGACAGATAAGCTTTCCACAAACTTCTTACGTGAGAAGTTTATTGTGGAGCAGCGACAAGATTCGAAAGTGAAAGTCAAATCGACGGAAACGGGTAGAACTTATGATAGGAACGTATCCCACTTGAAAAAGGTTTCAGACCCTTCTGAGAAGAACGAACAACCATTGGAGCTGGTACCAAAAGAAGCCACCTGTGCTCAACGACGTTCAGAACGTGTTCGTAAGCCACCATCGCGATTCATCTAA